GGCCAGCGCCTGGATCGCCGACCATATCTTCATCCCGCTGGCCGAGGTACTGGCGCTGCTGGCATTCCTGCTCCTTGCCTACCCCGTGCCCTACGGGCTGACCACGGCACCGGGAATGCTGGAACTGCTCAGTGCGGACGGCCGCATCACCGATCTGATCAACCTGCTGTTCCTGCTCAGCCTGCTGTTGCCGCTGCTGCCGGGACTCGGGCGGCTGCCGGGCGTGGTACTGCTGGTCCAGGCCCTGGCGGCCACGGCGCTGCTGTTTCACTGGCTGGGCCAGCGGCTGCAGCTGGAAGTGAGTCTGGCGCCGGGCTGGCTGGCGCTGGGATTGATCCTGATCTGGGCCTGGGTCGGGCAGCGGCTGGTGCGGCGGCTGGCGCCGATGCAGGGGGAGGCTCTCACCCCGGGCAGGATACTGCACTGGCATCTTACCGGCGCGGTGCAGCTGCCGGCGATCCTGATCTACGGCCAGTCGCTGGGGCGGCAGCTGGGATAAGACCCGCGGCATTTTGAAAATGATTACGACTACAGGGATCTCTGATTAACACCTTTTCCGTCATTCCCGCGAAGTACTGTAGGTCGGGTTAGCGAAGCGTAACCCGACAGGCCGGCGGATCGTGTCGTGTCGGGTTACGCCCTGACGGGCTAACCCGACCTACAGTACTGGATCCCGGCCTTCGCCGGGATGACGGATTTACAAAATAATGGCCCTCGTCCCTGAGGGTAAGGGGAACACGGATTGGCTTACTGGCGCAGCAGCACCGAGGCCGGCTGAGCGCGGCCGGCGTGGGGCGACAGACGTTCGATGCTCAGCCCTTCGGGATGGCTGCGCACGCGCAGGCACAGGTCCACATCGGCGGCCACCTTCTCGTCCGCCAGGGTGCTGAACAGGAAGGCCTGGCACTGGCCGCGCTGGGCGGCGGCGCGCAGGCGCTGCATCAGGTCGGTCTCCTGGGCCAGCGGCCAGGCGAACACCGAGACGAAATTGCCCAGCGCCAGGGCACGCTCCAGTACCTCCAGGCCGTTCTGGTGACTGCGCGGACGGATCAGCAGCAGGTGGTCGGCCGCCACCCCGGCGCGTTCCAGCGCCGGCAGGTAGGGCGCGAAGGGCGGCGACAGCCAGGCCTGCCAGCGCGAAGCCTGGCTGAGCTGCGCCATGTGCGGCAGCAGCAGCGGCAGCATGGCCGCACCGGCATCCTCCACCCGCAGTTCGATCAGCCCGACCCGCGGCCAGCCACCCGCGGGCAGACAGGCATCCAGGGCCGGGATGCCGGTGGTGACGACGCGCCCGGCATCGCCTGCGGGTGCAGGGTTCAATTGATGCAGTGTGGATTCCATGGTGCGCTCCTCAATCCCGGCGGATGACACCCACGCCCAGGCCCTCGATGGCGAGTTCCTGTTCACGCAGGTTGACTTCAATGGGTTTGAACTCAGGGTTCTCCGGCTGCAGGGTGACCCGGTTGCCGCGCTTGTGGAAGCGCTTGACCGTCACCTCGCCCTCCAGCCGCGCCACCACGATCTGCTGGTTGCGCACCTGGTCGGTGCGGTGCACCGCCAGCAAGTCGCCGTCCAGGATGCCGGCATCGCGCATGCTGTCCCCGACCACGCGCA
This sequence is a window from Thiohalobacter thiocyanaticus. Protein-coding genes within it:
- a CDS encoding cell division inhibitor SulA; translated protein: MESTLHQLNPAPAGDAGRVVTTGIPALDACLPAGGWPRVGLIELRVEDAGAAMLPLLLPHMAQLSQASRWQAWLSPPFAPYLPALERAGVAADHLLLIRPRSHQNGLEVLERALALGNFVSVFAWPLAQETDLMQRLRAAAQRGQCQAFLFSTLADEKVAADVDLCLRVRSHPEGLSIERLSPHAGRAQPASVLLRQ